One Deltaproteobacteria bacterium DNA window includes the following coding sequences:
- the tgt gene encoding tRNA guanosine(34) transglycosylase Tgt encodes MTFSFEIIHRSSENSARLGRIDTAHGPVDTPAFMPVGTQATVKSLTPEELCDLGVQIVLANTYHLYLRPGHDVISNLGGLHRFMHWDGPILTDSGGYQVFSLAKLREISERGVTFQSHLDGSRHLLTPEKAIEIQEALNSDIMMCLDECTPYPATAADASKSLTLSIDWARRCKESRNKNSGSLFGIVQGGMFQDLRSQGVKALTDMGFDGYALGGLSVGEPKDAMLDVCAFTLPLLPDLLPRYVMGVGAPEDLVELVSLGTDMFDCVIPTRNARNGQLFVRTGTLNICNARYRDDERAVEADCSCYTCRNYSRAYLRHLFMAKEILAQRLNSIHNIHYFMTLMSKMREAIREGSFALFKREFYAQRSG; translated from the coding sequence ATGACTTTTTCATTCGAGATCATACATAGATCATCAGAAAACAGCGCCAGGCTGGGCAGGATTGATACCGCCCATGGGCCCGTCGACACCCCGGCTTTTATGCCTGTGGGCACTCAGGCCACGGTCAAATCCCTCACGCCTGAGGAGCTTTGCGATCTAGGGGTCCAAATCGTCCTGGCCAATACATATCACCTTTACCTTCGTCCCGGACACGATGTCATATCCAACCTCGGCGGGCTTCACCGGTTCATGCACTGGGACGGCCCTATCCTGACGGACAGTGGTGGCTACCAGGTCTTTAGTCTGGCAAAGCTCAGGGAGATTTCTGAGCGTGGAGTCACTTTCCAGTCCCACCTGGACGGCTCAAGACACCTTTTGACACCGGAAAAGGCTATTGAGATCCAGGAGGCCTTGAACTCTGACATCATGATGTGTCTTGATGAGTGCACACCGTATCCAGCCACTGCCGCGGATGCCAGTAAGTCTTTGACTTTGAGTATCGACTGGGCAAGGCGCTGCAAAGAAAGCCGCAATAAGAACAGTGGATCTCTTTTCGGGATTGTTCAAGGAGGCATGTTTCAAGACCTTCGATCCCAGGGTGTCAAGGCCCTCACTGACATGGGCTTTGACGGATATGCCTTGGGCGGTTTGAGTGTTGGGGAGCCAAAGGACGCAATGCTTGATGTTTGCGCCTTCACCCTTCCGCTCCTTCCGGACTTGCTTCCCCGATATGTCATGGGCGTAGGAGCGCCGGAAGATCTGGTAGAACTTGTTTCACTCGGCACGGACATGTTTGATTGTGTGATTCCCACTCGCAATGCAAGAAACGGCCAGCTTTTTGTCCGCACCGGGACTTTGAACATTTGCAATGCCCGGTATCGGGACGACGAAAGAGCGGTGGAAGCCGACTGTTCTTGCTATACGTGCAGGAATTACTCACGGGCCTATTTGCGCCACCTTTTCATGGCAAAAGAGATTCTTGCCCAGCGTTTAAATAGTATCCATAATATCCATTACTTCATGACCCTTATGAGCAAGATGCGAGAGGCCATCCGCGAGGGAAGCTTTGCTCTTTTCAAGAGGGAGTTTTACGCGCAGAGGAGCGGGTGA
- the queA gene encoding tRNA preQ1(34) S-adenosylmethionine ribosyltransferase-isomerase QueA, with amino-acid sequence MYLLSDYDYTLPQELIAQAPASRRDQSRLMLLERMGHKISHHSFRDLLGLLRPGDLLVVNNTRVVKGRLKGAKETGGKVEVLLLDYAGDIQQEQIIVQGAKKGQTSGSQGSGDFIGECLVKASKPPRPGSEICFAGGLRATVLEGARGVFRMAFRFQGDFGALLERIGEIPLPPYIKRNGQGVPPCDDYQAYQTVYAKKEGAVAAPTAGLHFSPDLLEGLTDLGVEVIAITLHVGYGTFLPVRVSDIRQHKIHSETYELTDRTALAINQAKADGRRIIAVGTTSVRVLEYASDRACRVAPGSGKCDLFVYPGFRFKIIDALITNFHLPESTLLMLVSAFAGREFILDAYQEAIDTKYRFYSYGDAMLIC; translated from the coding sequence GAAAGGATGGGCCATAAAATATCTCACCATTCTTTTAGAGATCTGTTGGGGCTGCTTCGTCCAGGAGACCTTCTGGTCGTAAATAACACCCGTGTTGTTAAGGGTAGACTCAAGGGCGCCAAGGAGACCGGGGGAAAGGTTGAGGTCCTGCTTCTCGACTATGCAGGAGATATACAACAAGAACAGATAATCGTTCAGGGAGCAAAGAAGGGTCAGACGTCAGGATCACAGGGTTCAGGTGACTTTATTGGTGAGTGTTTGGTCAAGGCATCCAAGCCTCCCCGTCCGGGATCAGAGATCTGCTTTGCCGGAGGGCTCAGGGCAACTGTCCTGGAAGGCGCGAGAGGCGTGTTCAGAATGGCTTTTCGTTTCCAGGGAGACTTTGGCGCCCTCCTGGAAAGAATAGGCGAGATCCCTCTTCCCCCATATATCAAGAGGAACGGGCAAGGAGTCCCACCGTGTGACGATTATCAGGCTTACCAAACCGTTTACGCCAAAAAAGAAGGGGCTGTGGCAGCGCCCACTGCCGGGCTCCACTTCTCGCCCGATCTCCTTGAGGGGCTCACCGATCTGGGCGTTGAGGTCATTGCCATCACGCTTCATGTGGGCTACGGGACATTTCTGCCAGTGCGGGTTTCGGATATCAGGCAACACAAAATCCATTCTGAGACATACGAACTTACAGACAGAACTGCCCTGGCCATCAACCAAGCCAAGGCTGATGGCCGGCGTATCATTGCGGTGGGCACTACATCCGTGCGGGTGCTCGAATATGCATCTGACAGGGCATGCCGTGTGGCGCCCGGATCGGGCAAGTGTGACCTTTTTGTCTATCCCGGCTTTCGGTTCAAGATAATCGACGCCTTAATTACCAATTTCCATCTTCCCGAAAGCACATTGTTGATGCTGGTTTCAGCCTTTGCAGGCCGGGAGTTTATCCTGGATGCCTATCAGGAAGCAATCGACACGAAATACCGTTTCTACAGCTACGGAGATGCGATGTTGATATGTTAG